Proteins encoded together in one Impatiens glandulifera chromosome 1, dImpGla2.1, whole genome shotgun sequence window:
- the LOC124922008 gene encoding benzoate carboxyl methyltransferase-like produces the protein MRLMNMALPIVKNTINEMIKNHLTSFEKLETFKIADIGCGSGPNTLLFMSEIIDTICNLSKQNNNHSLEISIVLNDLYKNDFNNIFSALSSFYEQLKEKYGYEFSQKCIISAVATSFYERLLPCKSLHFVHSSNSLHWLSQVPENLDNKGHIYMAKECLPTVFDAYKNQFYKDFYSFLNKRSQEILPTGRMILTLIGRSILEPSSNDCCCIWELLAQSLLDMVSQGLIKKEDVDSFNLPLYTPYNDELKAIVMKENSFDLEKIEVYKCNWDPDDDDEDYNNIFDQKKSGEKVVKCIRAITESLLVTHFGELFLDKVFKIYAEHIDDHLKMEKTKIINLTICLRKK, from the exons ATGAGGTTGATGAATATGGCACTGCCCATTGTGAAGAATACCATTAACGAGATGATTAAGAATCACTTAACATCATTTGAAAAATTAGAGACTTTTAAGATTGCGGATATTGGATGTGGTTCAGGTCCCAACACTCTTCTGTTTATGTCAGAGATTATCGACACCATCTGCAATTTGTCCAAACAAAACAACAACCATTCCCTAGAGATATCGATTGTGTTAAACGATCTGTACAAAAATGACTTTAACAACATTTTTAGTGCACTCTCATCATTCTACGAGCAACTAAAGGAGAAATATGGATATGAATTTAGTCAAAAGTGCATCATTTCTGCAGTGGCAACATCTTTTTATGAGAGGTTGTTACCATGCAAAAGTCTGCATTTTGTACACTCTTCCAATAGTCTTCATTGGCTCTCTcag GTACCAGAAAATCTAGACAACAAAGGGCATATCTACATGGCAAAAGAATGTCTTCCCACTGTGTTTGATGCTTACAAGAATCAATTTTATAAGGACTTTTACTCTTTTCTTAACAAGAGATCCCAAGAAATTTTGCCAACAGGTAGAATGATCCTTACACTTATTGGAAGGAGCATTCTAGAACCATCTAGTAATGATTGTTGTTGCATTTGGGAATTATTGGCCCAATCACTTCTTGACATGGTTTCTCAG GGGCTAATTAAAAAGGAAGACGTTGATTCATTCAATTTACCTTTATATACTCCTTACAATGACGAACTTAAGGCAATCGTTATGAAAGAGAACTCTTTTGATCTTGAAAAAATTGAGGTTTACAAGTGCAATTGGGAtccagatgatgatgatgaagattaCAACAATATATTCGATCAAAAGAAAAGTGGAGAAAAAGTAGTCAAATGTATTAGAGCAATTACCGAGTCATTGTTGGTGACCCATTTTGGGGAGCTTTTCTTAGACAAGGTGTTCAAGATATACGCAGAGCACATAGATGATCATCTAAAAATGGAGAAGACAAAGATTATCAATCTCACAATTTGCCTCAGAAAGAAATAA